One Streptomyces sp. CNQ-509 DNA window includes the following coding sequences:
- the paaA gene encoding 1,2-phenylacetyl-CoA epoxidase subunit PaaA has translation MGTGTAEAAPQATAAFEAKIAADERIEPRDWMPDAYRATLVRQIAQHAHSEIIGMQPEANWLTRAPSLRRKAILLAKVQDEAGHGLYLYSAAETLGTGRDELLDKLHAGRQKYSSIFNYPTLTWADVGAIGWLVDGAAIINQVPLCRCSYGPYARAMVRICKEESFHQRQGYELLHTLAHGTPGQRAMAQDAVDRWWWPSLMMFGPPDDESAHSAQSMAWKIKRHSNDELRQRFVDICVPQAEVLGLTLPDPDLRWNEERGQHDFGAIDWTEFKEVLRGNGPCNEQRTGRRRQAHEDGAWVRDAAAAYAAKRARDAESAEAAA, from the coding sequence ATGGGCACGGGCACTGCGGAAGCCGCGCCGCAGGCCACCGCCGCATTCGAGGCGAAGATCGCCGCGGACGAGCGCATCGAGCCGCGCGACTGGATGCCGGACGCCTACCGCGCGACGCTCGTGCGCCAGATCGCCCAGCACGCGCACTCCGAGATCATCGGCATGCAGCCGGAGGCGAACTGGCTGACGCGCGCCCCCTCCCTGCGCCGCAAGGCGATCCTGCTCGCCAAGGTGCAGGACGAGGCGGGCCACGGCCTGTATCTCTACAGCGCCGCCGAGACCCTGGGCACCGGCCGGGACGAGCTGCTGGACAAGCTGCACGCCGGCCGCCAGAAATACTCCTCGATCTTCAACTACCCCACGCTCACCTGGGCCGACGTCGGTGCCATCGGCTGGCTCGTGGACGGCGCCGCGATCATCAACCAGGTGCCGCTGTGCCGCTGCTCCTACGGCCCGTACGCGCGCGCGATGGTCCGCATCTGCAAGGAGGAGTCCTTCCACCAGCGCCAGGGGTACGAGCTGCTCCACACCCTCGCGCACGGCACCCCGGGGCAGCGCGCGATGGCGCAGGACGCGGTCGACCGCTGGTGGTGGCCGTCGCTGATGATGTTCGGCCCGCCCGACGACGAGTCGGCGCACTCGGCGCAGTCCATGGCCTGGAAGATCAAGCGCCACTCGAACGACGAGCTGCGCCAGCGCTTCGTCGACATCTGCGTGCCGCAGGCCGAGGTCCTGGGCCTGACCCTCCCGGACCCCGACCTGCGCTGGAACGAGGAGCGGGGACAGCACGACTTCGGTGCCATCGACTGGACGGAGTTCAAGGAGGTCCTCCGGGGGAACGGGCCGTGCAACGAGCAGCGGACAGGCCGCAGGCGGCAGGCGCACGAGGACGGCGCATGGGTGCGCGACGCCGCCGCGGCGTACGCCGCGAAGCGGGCGCGCGACGCGGAGTCCGCGGAG
- a CDS encoding DUF5819 family protein, translating to MESRQPDESRAGIPDGGGVTGAEAAAQAEPAEGGAAASPRPVLGVAGLSPVSRIIVALAIAVLVGVVTVHLGAGFLHVAPANTLSKKHDETIDRIVFPEFEQNWRLFAPNPLQTNIHVEVRAQLRMPGGDTEETGWVDLTAMDHENIRGNPAPSHTVQNELRRGWDYWTDTHDEDNRAISDRADLAEDYVKRIVMRRLGPVLNEGRVEKIQLRQTSRRIAPPPWSSEQWDTAPVYRELPWWIVTGEDLMESDREVWEESAQ from the coding sequence ATGGAATCGCGCCAGCCGGACGAGAGCCGCGCCGGCATACCCGACGGCGGGGGCGTCACGGGGGCGGAAGCGGCGGCGCAGGCGGAGCCCGCGGAGGGCGGGGCGGCGGCCTCGCCGCGGCCGGTGCTCGGCGTCGCCGGGCTGTCGCCGGTCTCGCGGATCATCGTCGCCCTGGCCATCGCGGTGCTGGTCGGCGTCGTCACCGTGCACCTGGGCGCGGGCTTCCTGCACGTCGCCCCGGCCAACACGCTCAGCAAGAAGCACGACGAGACGATCGACCGCATCGTCTTCCCCGAGTTCGAGCAGAACTGGCGGCTCTTCGCGCCCAACCCGCTGCAGACGAACATCCACGTCGAGGTACGCGCCCAGTTGCGGATGCCCGGCGGCGACACCGAGGAGACCGGCTGGGTCGACCTCACCGCCATGGACCACGAGAACATCAGGGGCAACCCGGCCCCCAGCCACACCGTGCAGAACGAACTGCGCCGCGGCTGGGACTACTGGACCGACACCCACGACGAGGACAACCGCGCCATCTCCGACCGCGCCGACCTCGCCGAGGACTACGTCAAGCGCATCGTGATGCGGCGCCTGGGCCCGGTGCTGAACGAGGGCCGGGTCGAGAAGATCCAGCTCCGGCAGACCAGCCGCCGGATCGCGCCGCCGCCGTGGAGCAGCGAGCAGTGGGACACCGCGCCGGTCTACCGGGAGCTGCCGTGGTGGATCGTCACGGGGGAGGACCTGATGGAGAGCGACCGTGAGGTGTGGGAGGAGAGCGCCCAGTGA